CTCGACCCTGTTCTTTTCACTGACCTATTACAACATCATGCAGTCGTTTATTACAGCTAAAAATCTCCACACATACATATCAAAACACATTTGTGCAATTACTCCCTCGTCAAGGGCTTCGGGCTGTTTAAAATGCTCTTTGTGCGCCCCCAAAACGACACTGAGCTAGAAGAAGTGCAGAATGTATTACAAGAGGCCATTAAATATGTCCGGGTCATCCTTTCTCTTGCCACTAAGGAGGACATACCCAAAATCTTTGAGTAGGAACAGAATTATATTCCTGTCCCAAGACCTAAGCATGTCCTCCAGGTAACCTGGACTTGACATGCTCTGCGTACTAAGCAACAGAATGCCATCTGGATCAACACCCACACAAATCCTTGGCCCTTCATTTCTGCCAATCACGAGGGTCGCCTTCAGACCTGTTCCATCAGTAGGTGGAGGAGATGAGGTACATTTCAGGGAAGAGGTGtggaatttatttgttatttggtaACATTATTAGTCTTTAATTCAGTGATATAAATGGGGAGTTACTTACATTGATTTCTTGAATtaattaaactgcattttaacTACAATTAAACATATATGCATTCTCAAAACAGACATGAAAATGTAAGTCTACTTATGATAAAATCATAATTTCTCATGTATTTTTTGAAAGGTTATTGAAAGTTACTAAACTTATGAGCCAGGAAATTACACATTTTGAAAGTGTCTTACGTAATGCAGATGATTCAATTTTATTTGACTATATGAGGCACAGCTAATGAATCTATGATCCCACGACAAAAAAAGTCATACTTTACCTAAGTTTGCTGGTTGAATTGAAAGtgatgaaaataaatgttatgaacCGAAATATTAGCAAGAAAACAAGTATTTCTGTGAGTTGTCTTTGCAGGTGCATGCATTAAATACTGAACATATGACTCTTATGAATCAGTATTTTTTGGTAAATCAAATACATGGCTTTTGAGCCTTTTCTGTTATCGATTCGCTTAAAATACCGTTTTTTGTAAAATTAGGGTTTATTTGGCTTTTGTAATGTCTCTCTTTAAATTAAACAATGCACGAGAGCAGCGGGCTGAAAAAGTGATTTGTTTGGCACGCATCATTATTAATGGTCCATTGAAAAGAGATTGAAATTATGCGAACAtctgaacaaaaatattatttccgATGGCAATAATTTATGAGATCTCAGAGTCATGATGGCTGTGTGGGGTTAATTAGCAACAGGGATGAGCCTTCAACCAGTCGTCTAGGATGTGTGATTAAGTGCAAACGACTATTCAATCCCTTTCAATATTCAATCTCATAATCTGTGATTCATAATTAAAACCGTCTTTAATAAATACTCTTAACTTAGATGCTTTTGGGAGGCATGTGAAGTTGCAAAAAAGCTTGTATGTCATATCCAGAACATATCTCAGCCTGGGATTTTTCAATGGGATTTGCCATGTTACATGGAGGCATCACAATAACAGGCCTCATCTTGAAGAAGGAGATTCTGAATTATTCATAACCGCGCTCTTGACCCTGTACTTTTCACTGACCTATTACAAAATTGTGCAGTCATTTTTGCTGCCAAAAATCTCTACACATACATATCAAAACACGTTCAGGCAATTACTCCCTCGTCAAGGCCCTGGGCTGTTTAAAATGCTCTTTGTGGCTCCCCAAAACCATTTCACACAGTGCTGGAAGGAAGGCAGAATGTATTACAAGAGGCCATTAAATATGTCCAACTCACCAACAGGGTCCAAATTCTTCAAGGAGGAATGGGTTGATATTCCTGTCCCGAGAACCTGAGCATGTACTTGACATGCTCCTTGCAAAACAGATGCCATCTGGATTGACGGCCACACAGACCCTCGGCCGTCCATCTTCTGCCAAATCCCCTCCGGACCTGCTCCATCAAGAGGTTGGAGGCGGAGATAGCGGACAGAATTTCAGTTTTTGCGAAGGAAATATGGAAGAGAGGGATTCTGCCAAATATGCATAAGTACAGCACATCAACCGACTCAGCAGCCTACGCAGAGAGCTGGACGTTGAAATTGTCTCATGCCATAGCTTGATTACACACAAACTGTTTGTCAGCCATTTTTAGACGAGCTCGACTACAAAGCTGTCAACTCTCCAGAGGAGCTGAAAAACATTGTGAAGACAAGAGCTTCAACATAGCATAGCACTACACTAATGATAAAGATATTCAATATGCTTGGTCATTTCTTCAACAACAGTGAATGTCTTTtatgaaagaaacacattttttgttataatttctaAATAGTTTCACCCATTCGCCATCTTTTTATTAACTGCACAAATGCGATGCAGACAGAGTAAATATAGCACCATAATGAAACATTTGAACAAGACAAGCAAGATgtgtttatgaataaatattacagAGTAAGCAATGATAAAGTTCACATTATTTGCATGCAGAGGATTATTTATCCAACTACCACTGGATTGGCAAAAGgtttaaatgtctattttttaaCCTTTCCGGACATTCAGGAGAAATAACACCCCCCTTGTGGTCTGGAAAAATACAGTAGCTAATCACGACTTTTTTGTTTTGCTAATAATGTACAGGTCGACATTTTCATATGCTTGAGCACAGAGCTCTCTGTGGCAATTCCTGCTGGAGAACAGCACAATTATATGCAACACTACCCACAGTGCTTTCAACACATTTTCAACAACTATCATATTCACTTCAGCACCTGTCCAATAAAATCAAACCCGTCTGTTAGagcaaacaaaatgaaaatgtaaacataaattaaAGACACTTATTATTTGGAATACTGACAGACCGTCAGCGTGGTCTCTTCTCATTGGAGGTTGTTCTGAAGTCAGCTAATCTGCTATATGCGGCTTCTGTTCTCAGATCCAGGGAGCTGTTTTGGTGTAATGGAAAGCACCATGGCAGCTCCTGTCTTAATTAGAGTTGGACTTGACGGCCCTGTGTTTTTCCAGCCTTTCTCTCCCACACAAACTCttttcaattacagaaaataaagtcTGCTGTCTCGTCTGGAGGCACTGATCCAAATCCGGCAGAGGAATAACCTTGACCACCCGAGACCCAAATGTTCCGGACTCATGCATGAACCATCAGAGACAACGCTCAGACAGTTCTCATATTCATTAAATCCGTGTAGGTGAAGTTTGGGTTATTAAGCCAGAGAAATTTGGCTGTAAGCCTAACAAGCTTTTACTGGTCAATGAAATGTCACGTTAGCTGCATAGAAAGCAAAGTATTTTGGAATACTTTAAATGTGATGGGAAATtatgaacaataaaacatttaattgtagGTCTTCCTGCTAGTTCATTAAACCAGTGCAGACTGTACAAGTTCTTTCAGAGTTTGTCATAAGTCTGTTATGGCTTAGCTTCAACTGCCTCTTGCACAGTACAATCGCATATTGAAATCATGTTTCATGCTTTGGGTTTCCTCATTTCTGTGGACACGGTTGTCATAGAGGATCCGTAAATTCTGAGCACTAGAAAATAACTGGCGAATCGGTGATGCATTGCAGTGTTCGCTGGACAGAGCGAGGTGGATCATTTGCGTTTGAAAGCTTATTACCAGCTCTCAGCAGGGCGGATGAAGGGGACACACACCCATCTTCACCCCAGTCCTGCACACTTTATGCCTTGGCGATATGCAGGCTGACGTTTTCAAATGCTTGAGCAAACACACTGATTGAAATTGGGCTTGCGTTGAGCACACAAAGACAAAACTGATTTCGCAAAAAGCCAGCCATAATCTCACATTTGGCAGCTTCTGAGATTGCAAGACGCTGAACTGGGGGAAAAGCCCCGTTTCAAATGCCAGAGTCTGGCTTCAGGTGAAAGGATGGAGAGCAGATGACACAGCAGATGAGGTGAAGAATGGAAGAGTGCAGCTTGGTGGTCCAAATGAACTTGAAATGTATGTCTATTTTCAAATAGGTTCCTCCGTGTCCAATGTTTTTAGATTAATTTCATCCATCACACTTTGTTAGCTGTACATTGTCCTAAAacttaaatcaaaacaaaaatgcagaaaagTGACAATTATGGTGACACTATCGTGTTTTACAAAGCCTTTAATgcttaaaggaattgttcaccttaaatgaaaataaatgaatattctcAATACAATGAAAGAGCCTGCACCACTTCCAAATATGTCCATTGAAGTCAGGGAGAAGACAATATACCCAATTTCATTGAAAAGGATGACAATATCACAGCACAGttctaaataatacaaatttctgTCCATGTGATCATAAATGAAATGATTTGTTAATCATTAAATTCCATCGTTGCTTTAATCAACGTTATTTTCGACCATATAACAGAGGCTGCAATATACATCTTGTGTATAACAGTAGCCCGACTTCACCAAACACGTTTCTACTAAAATGTCtgacaaaaaaaagacagaaatggaGAATTCTGCAACTACATTGATTTTGGGAGGAAGTACTTTTGGTTTTATTGGAAGTATCAAAGCAGCACATGTGCGGTCCCATTATATTTTCATGCAAGAGATATTGCCACTTCTCAAAGGTATTAGTCAGATATTAAGTCATTATACCCCAGTGTTTCCTGTGCGCAAACAAATGACTGTTATGCAGCATTTCTTTTAAAAGAGTCACAAAACAGCCTCAAACTCACTTGTTACAGAATAAAGTGGGAAGTATCTGTCTGTTATATCACAACTTTAAGTGATGCTATATTGAACCAAGATTATATTCATTTGTGAAGCCGATATTGAAACGAATCATGAGACAAATGACACCCCACCTCTGGACATCATATAACAGCTTTGTGTGAATACCAGACTGAGATTAGAGTCATTATTTGTTCCCTCCTTTgtagctctcaaatctcatttttgTTCACGTAGACTCAAATATGGCGTGTCAAGGTGACAAGATGCATTGCACCAGATTTACCATtaacacaaaattacattttaaagctaCAACAGGAGCGAGAGTTTCATATCCTATAAGTAATATCCTAAATTcttgtctgtttctcacacaaagctataagTTGCTTTAGAATACTACTTACAATGTATCTAATGAGTCACGACCAAAAATACAGCACGATTGTGatactttttgtaatttttgctaAACTTGACTTGACGAGAACAATCCGAAAATTCTGTTATGTTTTCCAATgtataacattagaaatgtaataatataagtgtgatatatatatatatattgggctGTAGTTCAATTTATAGCTATGTATAGGCCTGTTCAGTAACAATAGCAATAATAGTTAAAACCAGTAGGCTATATGATGATATACATGTATAAACTGTGATATGAAGTAGCTACACACCTCCCATAATGTGAAAAACCACAATATTTCTACACATACTGTGCcattacataattatttgaaagCATTTCAGTCAGTCAGTAAGGAATCCACCAGCTGGTCATGTCTGTCATCGAATATTCCTTAAAAGATATCCAGCTCTCGTCAAAAATATAGCGACGGGAGACCGAGAAAAATACGCTGAGATTTCTAGATGCCAGTTCACTTCATCCAAACTAACTCCATGTCTAAAGGCTTTAGCATCGAGCACAGACATTTTCTGAGCGAGGACGCGTAGGCTATAGTGAACCAAATCTGCCTCCCCCCGTGCTGTTTTTTTCCCTCAGCCTTTGTGAACTGTGGTTTTGAGGGAAAGGGATGCATTTTCGCAAAAGGTTTCGTAGTGCTGTATACGTTTTACTTAATCTGGGACGGACTGGCACACCTCTCTTCAGTCTTCTCTTCACGACGAACGTACGAACGAAATATCCGTCCGGTGTTTAGTCACAGAGAGATGTCTGAGGATGCGCATCAATACCTTATTCATCCGTTGTCTCTCCACGGAGCCCGTCTTTGAATGTTTTACCCGAAACATGAATGGAGCTGCTTGAGGATATACGACCTTTTCATCGGTTTTTAGGGAACTATGAAGCCCTCGACATCTGAACACACGAATTAAAGCGATAAAACCTATATGAGGGGCGTTAAGGGACGACTTCGCAAAGCCATCGCGGCATATgctgatttctttcttttgtttaaatGTTCGTCTTGTTCTCTTACAGCTTTATATGAGGCAAGTATATCGAAGTATTTATTTCACGACATTTTCGAGCCTATTGGATGTCTGACATGTTCGTGCTGGAATAGGGGATAAGTTGGTCACCGTTTCATACAGTCGACAGTCAGATCGGatctgctatttttttatttccaattGAATACCGAGTTGTGTTGCACTGCGGTAAATCAGAACTCGATGCGCGCGGTCGTCGACGGCTGCCTTTCAAACCTATCATAATAAGCATGCATATGGTAGCCTATTGTGAAAGACTGTTATTAATGCATCTCTCTACAGGTGCCTGAACCGGTGCCAGTTTCTGAAAAGAACTGATTTTGTAACCTTGTCTGCATTTTAGATGCTGGTTTTCTTGAACCTTTGCTGATTTCCTCATGGGAAAAACAAAATACCTCAGGCTTGTGAAAAAGCCTGTATAGGAAGCAGTTTAGTTGTAGGAGTTTGGTTGCATTAAAACGTGAAGTACTTTATCAAAGCGTCATACAATATGATACAATATCATGCAATAAACGACTGCATTGTGAAGCACAGTGCACAATGCAataatatgcagtatatatattgAAGGCACATTTGCCTTTGCTAGAAAACTCaagtttaaattagtttttcacacctggagttaaagtttttatttgcttttgatATTAATGCATTATGAAGCGCtttgttttttaactgtttaaagTTCATAGATCAATTTCTTTATTTCatacctttttaaaatgtaatcagatgttatacatttttaaaatccctTCTCGTCTTATTTTGTTTTCTCAACTCACTGTGAGCTCTTTTTTTCCAGCTGTGTCTTTGTGTATAGGATCAAATCGGACTGCATCTTCTAAATGAAGTTACCCAGCCATGCAATGTTCCTGGAAGGCTGTGATTCTGCTTGCATTGGTGTCCATAGCGATCCAATACACAGCTATCAGGACTTTCACAGCTAAGCCTTTTCATATGTGCCCTGTTCCTAACCCTTTGAACTGTGGCTTGGGACAGGATGTGGAGTCCTTCGATCGGATGTGTGATGAGTACccatattttaattacaattcCTCCAGGAAGACTCACATCCTCATCTTGGCGACTACCCGTAGCGGCTCCTCTTTCGTTGGACAGTTGTTCAACCAGCATTCAGATGTGTTCTATCTCTTTGAACCGCTCTATCATGTCCAAACGACCTTAATCCCTCACCTTTCTCCCAGCAGATATGCTGTTGAGCGCAGAGTGATGCTGGGAGCCAGTCGTGACCTTCTTAGAAGCTTGTACAACTGCGACTTGTATTTCTTAGAGAGTTACATCAAGCCGCAACCGGCAAACCATACCACGGATAAACTGTTTCGACGAGGAGCCAGCAAAGCCCTCTGCTCTATGCCGGTCTGTGATGCTTTCAGCTCCAGCGATGGCAATATAGAAGAGGGGGATTGTGTTCGTAAGTGTGCCTCCCTTAACTTGACCCTCGCTACCGAATCATGTCGGGAAAGACGGCACGTAGCCATTAAAACAGTGCGTATTCCAGAGGTCAATGATCTCAAGGCACTAATTGAGGACCCTCGGCTTAATCTGAAAGTTATCCAGCTGGTGAGAGACCCCCGTGGGATATTATCTTCTAGGATTGAAACCTTTCGGGACACATACCGCCTATGGCGGATCTGGAGAGCCACAGGCCGTAAACCTTACAACTTGGATTTGACTCAGCTCACGACAGTGTGCGACGACTTTCTGAACTCGGTTTCCACCGGCTTGAGCCGACCGCCGTGGCTTCGTGGACGGTACATGCTGGTGAGATACGAGGACCTGGCCAGGAATCCACTCCAAAAAACCAAGGAGGTTTATGAATTCCTTGGTCTTTCTTTGGAAAAAAGTGTGGTGGACTGGATACACAACAACACAAGAGGCAATAACGACGTGTCAGCAAAGCATAAGTATGGCACGTTGAGAGACTCAGCGGCCAATGCAGAGAGCTGGAGGTTGAAATTGTCTCATGACATAGTTGATTACACACAAACTGTTTGTCAGCACATTTTAGACGAGCTCGGCTACAAAGCTGTCAACTCCCCCGAGGAGCTGAAAAACATGTCGCTCTCTCTCATTGAGGACAAAACCTTCATACCTTTTTTGTAACAAAGGTAATCCATGCGCACGCACAActatttttctacatttatatTCTTGCCTTAATGTGACTGACATTTGCACTATGAACATTTTTTACTTCGGAGACTCCCTCGCAGTCAACCCTATGATTTTCTGAACAGCACAAGAACCAAAACACTTAGCTGTAAAGAGATCTCGACTTCACCTTGATTGCAGCCATTGCATTGAGATAGTAAtgttcattatttatatattagagCAGAGCACCACACTATTGACAAAGAAATTCTGTATGCTGGTCATTGCTTTGACAACAGTGAATGTGAATATTTTGTCAGTCAAAGATCCCAGACTATTCTCAAGAAATCTTTAATGTGGGACTGAAATGCTGTCATGTATAATAACAGCCGTGCAATAAAATTGTGAATGTCACAGACTACTTCTCAGGTTGTTTCTCAGGGGCCATTTACACGACAACATTTTCAGCCAAAAACCTGTTCGTTTACATTACATCTGCATTTTGGGGATTGACGAAGCATCTTTTTGAAAACGCCATCGTTGCCGTTTCTGTATAAACACCCAATATGGGAATCTATGAAAACAGTGACGTCATGCGCATGCATAATACATGTTAGCTATGTAGACGTATGGCAGTATGTGTCGATTTTATATGAAAGCGCGAACAAACATTCACAACAATGGTggagtacatggtactgttgttgctgctcaagagttaaTGCTTCTtcagtgtggatttacttcaatattacaaccaacagttGAGACGCatcatataaaacatataatcGTCAGTTTcctacaggtactgtttactTACAAGGTGACAGCACCAAttactggcctggcatacgtaATACAGCATTTCTGGTCATTTTTGGTTTATGCG
The Carassius auratus strain Wakin unplaced genomic scaffold, ASM336829v1 scaf_tig00215991, whole genome shotgun sequence genome window above contains:
- the LOC113096598 gene encoding carbohydrate sulfotransferase 1; translation: MQCSWKAVILLALVSIAIQYTAIRTFTAKPFHMCPVPNPLNCGLGQDVESFDRMCDEYPYFNYNSSRKTHILILATTRSGSSFVGQLFNQHSDVFYLFEPLYHVQTTLIPHLSPSRYAVERRVMLGASRDLLRSLYNCDLYFLESYIKPQPANHTTDKLFRRGASKALCSMPVCDAFSSSDGNIEEGDCVRKCASLNLTLATESCRERRHVAIKTVRIPEVNDLKALIEDPRLNLKVIQLVRDPRGILSSRIETFRDTYRLWRIWRATGRKPYNLDLTQLTTVCDDFLNSVSTGLSRPPWLRGRYMLVRYEDLARNPLQKTKEVYEFLGLSLEKSVVDWIHNNTRGNNDVSAKHKYGTLRDSAANAESWRLKLSHDIVDYTQTVCQHILDELGYKAVNSPEELKNMSLSLIEDKTFIPFL